The segment CTAGTTTTTTGATTACGTTACCAATATTATAATTAATTGTTGATCTAGCTGATCCCTTTAGTATCTCTTGTGATGAAGTTATTACTATTGAAGGTTTATTAAAATAATCTTTTAGTCTTGAAGCGATAATACCAATAAGACCTTCTTTAATTGTAGGATTGTAATAAATAATAACATCTTTATTTTCTTTTTCCAATTTAGCAAAATTAATTTCATTTAATATTTTTTGTTCAATATCTTTTCTAATATTATTAAGTCTTATTAATTCATTCAATTTTGCTTTAACAAAATTAGGATTTTCAGAAATTAATAAATCAGCAGCAATACGTGAATCAGATATTCTACCACCTGAATTTATTATCGGACCAATAAAAAATCCAAGATCTTCAATAGTAAGATTATTTCTTTTATTACATAATTCATATAAAGTTCTAAATACAACGTTATCTTTTATCTTAAAATCCTTGATAATATTTAAACCAATATATCTGTTAATTTTTCTCAATGGCATCACATCACAAACTAAAGCTAATAAGACATAAATTAAATAATTTGTAATATCAAAAGATGATTTAATCTTTTTAATAAAAATTTCTAAAAAGAAATAAGTTAGTGTTGTTGCGCAGTAATAGTCTTTAGATAGATTATTAATATTTTTTTTTGGATTTATAATTACATTAGCTTTTGGATATGGTTTATCTATTTCATGATGATCGATTATTATTGATTTAATCTTCTTATCATTTAAATAAGCTATCGATTGATTCGCTGTTGATCCACAGTCTACCATTATTACTAGCTTAGGTTTTTTTAGTATCAATTTTTTAAACACTGAATTACTAGGACCATATCCGTCGCGCTCTCTATCAGGTATGTAAAAAAAATAAGGCTGTTTAATATAATCAAAAAATTTAGCTAATAAAGATGTTGCTGCTGATCCATCAACATCAT is part of the Candidatus Pelagibacter sp. HTCC7211 genome and harbors:
- the recJ gene encoding single-stranded-DNA-specific exonuclease RecJ; amino-acid sequence: MISVSGKKWIEEKISKNSIEKIKQDFNFSEIVSKLIISRNFNYKEIYSIENPSVIRNEFKNDKDFINASLLLEKSINNKELICIFGDYDVDGSAATSLLAKFFDYIKQPYFFYIPDRERDGYGPSNSVFKKLILKKPKLVIMVDCGSTANQSIAYLNDKKIKSIIIDHHEIDKPYPKANVIINPKKNINNLSKDYYCATTLTYFFLEIFIKKIKSSFDITNYLIYVLLALVCDVMPLRKINRYIGLNIIKDFKIKDNVVFRTLYELCNKRNNLTIEDLGFFIGPIINSGGRISDSRIAADLLISENPNFVKAKLNELIRLNNIRKDIEQKILNEINFAKLEKENKDVIIYYNPTIKEGLIGIIASRLKDYFNKPSIVITSSQEILKGSARSTINYNIGNVIKKLVDKKLIQNGGGHNMAAGFSMKKNKLKDLEDFMLKDFALKNKKTSLVNTYEAEISPNAINMDFVNEINKIGPYGNRNPIPTFLIKNLKITKVKTFNEKHINVIFKPKVGKFIKSICFNSLNTKLGKYLLTYKKNVHVIAQIHQNYWNNNKVLQLNIKDLFIELN